The Anolis carolinensis isolate JA03-04 chromosome 2, rAnoCar3.1.pri, whole genome shotgun sequence genome has a window encoding:
- the ostf1 gene encoding osteoclast-stimulating factor 1, with product MSKPPPKPAKPGQVKVFRALYTFEPRTPDELYFEEGDIIYISDMSDTNWWKGTCRGRTGLIPSNYVAEQAESIDNPLHEAAKRGNLSWLRECLDNRVGVNGLDKAGSTALYWACHAGHKDIVEVLLGQPNVELNQQNKLGDTALHAAAWKGYADIVETLLAKGARTDLRNNEKKLALDMATDATCASLLKKKQGQNIMRTLSNAEEYLDDEDSD from the exons GCCAGGTCAAAGTTTTCAGAGCCCTATATACATTTGAACCCAGAACG CCAGATGAGCTGTATTTTGAAGAAGGCGATATCATCTACATTTCGGATATG agTGACACCAATTGGTGGAAAGGGACCTGTAGAGGACGGACTGGATTGATTCCCAGCAACTATG TGGCTGAACAAGCAGAATCCATTGACAATCCATTACACGAAGCTGCCAAGAGAG GAAACCTGAGTTGGTTGAGAGAATGTTTGGATAACAGAGTTGGTGTCAACGGTTTAGACAAAGCCGGAAGTACAGCATTGTACTGGGCATGTCATGCTGGACACAAAG ACATAGTAGAAGTTTTACTGGGGCAGCCAAATGTAGAGCTAAATCAACAG AATAAACTGGGAGACACAGCTTTGCATGCTGCTGCATGGAAGGGCTATGCGGACATTGTAGAAACACTCCTGGCAAAAG GTGCTAGAACAGATTTAAGAAACAATGAGAAGAAATTGGCTTTAGACATGGCCACTGATGCAACGTGTGCTTCTCTGCTTAAAAAGAAACAAGGACAAA ACATAATGCGGACATTAAGCAATGCAGAAGAGTACCTTGATGATGAAGACTCCGACTGA